Proteins co-encoded in one Spirosoma endbachense genomic window:
- a CDS encoding RNA methyltransferase — protein sequence MRKLSLDELNRLSVVDFKEAEKFPYCLILDDIRSLNNVGSVFRTADAFRASALYLCGITGQPPHRDITKTALGATESVTWKYAADVTALIQQLQAEGWIVAAIEQAEGSTSLADFKPQPNKQYAFVFGNEVTGVRDEVVQLADLVLEIPQFGTKHSLNIAVTAGIVCWDFLQKKITKT from the coding sequence ATGCGTAAACTCTCACTCGACGAACTGAATCGCCTATCTGTCGTTGACTTTAAAGAAGCCGAAAAATTTCCTTACTGCCTGATTCTGGACGACATTCGCAGCCTCAACAATGTGGGTTCGGTGTTTCGAACGGCCGATGCCTTCAGGGCTTCAGCCTTGTATCTGTGTGGTATTACAGGCCAGCCACCCCACCGCGACATCACCAAAACAGCGTTGGGTGCTACAGAATCTGTTACGTGGAAATATGCCGCTGATGTGACAGCCTTGATTCAGCAATTACAGGCAGAAGGGTGGATTGTGGCAGCAATTGAGCAGGCAGAAGGGAGCACCTCACTGGCTGATTTTAAACCACAGCCAAACAAACAATATGCTTTTGTGTTCGGTAATGAGGTAACGGGGGTTCGGGACGAAGTGGTTCAATTGGCAGATCTGGTACTCGAAATCCCCCAGTTTGGCACGAAGCATTCCTTAAATATTGCCGTTACTGCCGGGATTGTTTGCTGGGATTTTCTCCAAAAAAAGATAACGAAAACTTAA
- a CDS encoding PH domain-containing protein: MTQSEPVLPLRVQFNPIIRTYFLLYVAFILLVTVVGIVLIPIWLLGVGQWWSGHYFHNLECELSERSLRFKKGILVHVEKTIPLENIQDVTFVAGPLLRYFDLCILKFETAGQSPNQAHNMELIGIIDAQSFRTHILEQRQKLIATRTSQPAANTDQILLTEVRDTLRDIRQLLQDNLNQSNA, from the coding sequence ATGACTCAATCTGAACCAGTACTCCCCCTCAGAGTTCAATTCAACCCCATCATCCGGACGTATTTCCTGCTGTATGTAGCTTTCATATTACTGGTCACTGTTGTTGGCATTGTGCTCATTCCCATTTGGCTATTAGGCGTAGGACAATGGTGGAGTGGCCATTATTTTCATAACCTCGAATGTGAATTATCGGAACGTTCGTTACGCTTTAAAAAAGGTATTCTCGTCCACGTTGAGAAAACAATTCCGCTCGAAAACATTCAGGATGTTACCTTTGTCGCCGGCCCATTGCTGCGTTATTTTGATCTTTGCATTTTAAAATTTGAAACCGCTGGGCAAAGTCCTAATCAGGCGCACAATATGGAGCTGATCGGGATTATCGACGCTCAGTCCTTTCGGACGCATATTCTCGAACAACGGCAAAAATTAATAGCGACCCGAACCAGTCAGCCAGCAGCTAATACGGATCAGATCCTTCTTACGGAAGTACGCGATACGTTGCGCGATATCAGGCAATTATTACAAGACAATCTGAACCAGTCAAATGCGTAA
- the mutS gene encoding DNA mismatch repair protein MutS has translation MKTATAAKPQLKKNETPLNRQYNQIKAKYPGALLLFRVGDFYETFGEDAVRASKILGITLTKRNNGGSNEELAGFPHHSLDTHLPKLVRAGERVAICDQLEDPSVAKGIVRRGVTELVTPGVSFNDNVLDTRRNNYLAAVHFGKGGAGHSDDTFGISFLDISTGEFLASQGNAAYVDKLLQSFNPSEVLYCKRNRQEFGALFGDKFHTYTLEDWAFTYDFGYNFLKQHFQTTSLKGFGIEGLPDGIIAAGVILHYLNETEHKDLQHITRVTRLEEDRYVWLDRFTIRNLELTAAQQEGGVPLIQILDQTVTPMGARLLRKWLNLPLKEKALIEERLSMVELLTDDVDLSETMASHLRQIGDLERLVSKVAVRRINPRELLQLKRSLQHVLPIKELLITALNQNESGSLKKYADQLNPVSFLLDRIETELREDPPTLSNQGGMIKPGINAELDELTAIAYSGKDYLLQLQEREVQRTGISSLKVAYNKVFGYYLEVTHAHKSRVPDDWIRKQTLVNAERYITPELKEYEDKILNAEEQIFQIEARIFNEMVLAAGEYVGAIQQNARTLSVLDVLASFARVAVKNKYVRPQITETKVLNIKDGRHPVIEQQLPPGEHYIPNDIFLDDETQQIIIITGPNMAGKSALLRQTALIVLMAQSGSFVPASLAEIGIVDKIFTRVGASDNLSRGESTFMVEMTETASILNNLSERSLVLMDEIGRGTSTYDGVSIAWSIAEYLHNKTDCRPKTLFATHYHELNDLATDNARIKNYNVSVKEMGNKVIFLRKLKEGGSEHSFGIHVAQMAGMPAQIVSRANEILKQLEASHGREANREKIREAVPQERELALRIIESGDPKSEAIKEKLRTIDVNRLTPIEALLKLNELLKMAE, from the coding sequence GTGAAGACAGCCACCGCAGCAAAGCCTCAGTTAAAGAAAAACGAAACTCCTCTTAACCGCCAATATAATCAGATTAAGGCCAAATATCCTGGTGCACTGCTGCTCTTTCGCGTGGGTGATTTTTACGAAACGTTCGGCGAAGATGCCGTAAGAGCCAGTAAGATACTAGGTATTACGCTCACCAAACGTAATAATGGCGGATCGAACGAGGAATTGGCTGGGTTCCCGCATCATTCCCTGGATACACACCTCCCAAAACTCGTTCGGGCGGGCGAGCGCGTAGCTATCTGTGATCAGTTGGAAGACCCGTCTGTGGCGAAAGGAATCGTTCGTCGGGGTGTTACCGAGTTAGTAACACCGGGTGTTTCGTTCAACGATAATGTGCTCGATACCCGGCGTAACAACTACCTCGCAGCCGTTCATTTTGGCAAGGGCGGAGCCGGTCATTCAGACGATACGTTTGGCATCTCATTTCTGGATATTTCGACGGGAGAGTTTCTGGCATCGCAGGGGAACGCGGCCTATGTTGATAAGCTGCTGCAAAGCTTTAATCCGTCGGAAGTGCTGTATTGCAAGCGCAATCGTCAGGAGTTTGGTGCCTTGTTTGGCGATAAATTTCATACTTATACGCTCGAAGACTGGGCGTTTACCTACGATTTTGGCTATAATTTCTTAAAACAGCACTTTCAGACGACCTCGCTCAAAGGATTTGGTATTGAAGGTCTGCCCGATGGCATTATTGCCGCTGGTGTAATTTTGCATTACCTCAACGAAACGGAGCATAAAGATCTTCAGCACATTACCCGCGTGACGCGGCTCGAAGAAGACCGGTATGTATGGCTTGATCGGTTCACGATTCGTAACCTCGAACTGACGGCCGCCCAACAGGAAGGGGGCGTTCCGCTCATTCAGATTCTGGATCAGACCGTCACGCCGATGGGAGCACGATTGCTTCGTAAATGGCTCAATTTGCCGCTTAAGGAAAAGGCGTTGATCGAAGAGCGCCTTAGCATGGTTGAGTTGCTGACCGATGATGTAGATCTGTCTGAAACGATGGCCAGTCACCTGCGCCAGATTGGTGATCTGGAACGATTGGTTTCTAAAGTGGCCGTTCGGCGCATCAATCCTCGTGAGTTATTGCAGCTTAAACGGTCGTTGCAGCATGTGCTGCCAATTAAAGAACTGCTCATTACGGCGTTGAATCAGAATGAGTCGGGCTCGTTGAAAAAGTACGCCGACCAGTTGAATCCGGTCTCGTTTTTACTCGACCGAATTGAAACGGAGCTTCGGGAAGATCCACCGACGCTTTCGAATCAGGGCGGTATGATCAAACCCGGAATCAATGCTGAACTGGACGAATTGACCGCCATAGCTTATTCGGGCAAGGATTACCTGCTGCAATTGCAGGAGCGCGAAGTACAACGGACGGGCATCAGTTCGCTGAAGGTGGCCTACAACAAAGTTTTTGGCTATTATCTGGAAGTGACCCATGCCCACAAAAGCCGGGTGCCGGACGATTGGATTCGTAAGCAGACACTAGTCAATGCCGAGCGTTACATTACGCCTGAGCTGAAGGAATATGAAGATAAAATCCTGAACGCTGAAGAGCAGATTTTTCAGATAGAAGCGCGGATATTCAATGAGATGGTTCTGGCGGCCGGCGAGTATGTCGGCGCTATTCAGCAGAACGCCCGTACGTTGTCCGTACTGGACGTGCTGGCGTCCTTTGCCCGTGTAGCCGTTAAAAACAAATATGTGCGGCCGCAGATCACAGAAACCAAAGTTCTCAACATTAAAGATGGCCGCCATCCGGTTATTGAGCAGCAACTTCCCCCCGGCGAACATTATATTCCGAACGATATTTTCCTGGATGATGAAACTCAGCAGATCATCATCATTACCGGGCCAAACATGGCTGGTAAATCAGCGCTATTACGCCAAACGGCTTTGATTGTCCTGATGGCACAATCGGGAAGTTTTGTGCCCGCATCGTTAGCCGAAATTGGAATCGTAGACAAGATTTTTACGCGCGTTGGCGCGTCGGATAACCTCTCGCGGGGAGAAAGCACGTTTATGGTCGAAATGACCGAAACCGCCAGTATCCTGAATAACCTCAGCGAGCGAAGCCTGGTCCTGATGGACGAAATCGGGCGCGGAACGAGTACGTATGATGGGGTCTCAATTGCCTGGTCGATTGCTGAATACCTGCATAATAAAACGGATTGCCGCCCCAAAACCCTGTTTGCGACTCACTACCATGAACTGAACGACCTGGCTACTGACAATGCGCGTATAAAAAACTACAATGTGTCGGTTAAGGAGATGGGCAATAAAGTGATTTTTCTGCGTAAGCTGAAGGAGGGCGGTTCTGAGCATAGTTTCGGAATACACGTGGCACAAATGGCCGGGATGCCCGCTCAGATTGTCAGCCGGGCAAATGAGATTCTGAAACAGCTGGAAGCATCGCATGGCCGCGAAGCCAATCGGGAGAAAATCCGGGAAGCCGTCCCACAGGAACGGGAACTTGCCCTGCGTATCATCGAATCGGGCGATCCTAAATCCGAAGCCATTAAAGAGAAACTGCGCACCATCGACGTAAACAGATTAACGCCCATAGAAGCCTTGCTGAAGCTGAATGAGTTGCTGAAAATGGCTGAATAA
- a CDS encoding Rad52/Rad22 family DNA repair protein, with product MDLNVLTAPLTIQEIEWRVQSQTKDGQKIVVVPYITNRCVMQRFDDQFGWAGWQNEIKEIEGGFLCTITAILPGGEIVRKTDGASRTSVEPVKGGISDAMKRCAVQFGLGRALYDFPKVLIQTTDKYIPDWATPLLDKMVEKLNAGGAVRDVVVLKPEHAKPAAKAA from the coding sequence ATGGACCTAAATGTATTAACTGCCCCACTCACCATACAGGAAATTGAATGGCGGGTTCAGAGCCAGACCAAAGACGGTCAGAAAATCGTTGTAGTGCCGTATATAACCAACCGTTGTGTGATGCAGCGCTTCGACGATCAGTTTGGCTGGGCCGGTTGGCAAAACGAAATCAAGGAAATAGAAGGTGGTTTTTTGTGCACAATCACGGCCATTTTGCCGGGTGGCGAAATTGTCAGAAAGACCGACGGTGCCAGCCGCACGAGCGTCGAGCCCGTGAAGGGCGGTATCAGCGATGCCATGAAACGGTGCGCTGTGCAGTTTGGACTAGGCCGTGCTCTGTATGACTTCCCGAAGGTGCTGATTCAAACCACCGATAAGTACATTCCTGACTGGGCCACGCCTTTGCTTGACAAAATGGTGGAGAAACTCAATGCAGGAGGAGCTGTGCGCGATGTAGTAGTGCTGAAACCCGAACACGCAAAACCGGCGGCAAAAGCTGCCTAA
- a CDS encoding acyltransferase family protein codes for MKLDYIDALRGIAILSVIWFHCHLYHYSDPAFYSIMDTLGSPAALGVQLFYVLSAFTLFLSLNRRKKTDTGKFNFFIRRFFRIAPMYYVAILYYLYQDAYFFHQPISSTLNYHVYGILANILLLHGLSPVWINSIIPGGWSVGIEVLFYAIVPYLFTRITNLNKAIFFTACSLLFGFVLTSLLSQITGIQSDKLLNEYLFYYLPYQLPVFGCGIVAYFVVIKGHRHVEPLVAGFALSTIAFLIFSKTYVQHFIPNLPHTLHLFGSIGFALLIIGLAKWPVKLLVNRFTLFMGKISYSAYLTHFGVLYWMNKILPQQIIPVHSVLTNILNFNLKFLILLLPIACISTITYRLIEEPAQQFGKRLLRRRIEHKAQMVESV; via the coding sequence ATGAAATTAGACTACATTGATGCCCTGCGAGGCATCGCTATTTTAAGCGTCATCTGGTTCCATTGCCACTTATACCACTACAGCGATCCAGCTTTTTATTCGATCATGGATACGCTGGGGTCACCAGCGGCATTGGGGGTACAGTTATTCTATGTGCTTAGTGCTTTCACGCTTTTTTTATCATTGAATCGCCGAAAAAAAACAGATACAGGTAAGTTCAACTTTTTTATCCGGCGTTTTTTCAGGATTGCACCCATGTACTACGTAGCCATTCTGTACTACCTGTATCAGGATGCTTATTTTTTCCACCAGCCTATCTCATCGACGCTCAATTACCATGTTTACGGTATACTGGCCAATATTCTGTTACTTCATGGGTTAAGCCCTGTCTGGATCAACAGTATTATTCCTGGTGGCTGGTCGGTAGGTATTGAAGTGCTATTCTATGCCATTGTGCCGTATTTATTTACCCGGATCACGAATCTGAACAAGGCTATTTTCTTTACAGCCTGTTCGTTGTTGTTCGGGTTCGTCCTTACGTCTCTACTGTCGCAAATTACCGGTATCCAATCCGACAAGCTCCTGAATGAATACCTGTTTTATTACCTGCCCTATCAGTTACCGGTTTTCGGGTGCGGCATTGTTGCCTACTTCGTTGTCATTAAAGGCCACCGCCATGTTGAGCCTCTGGTAGCCGGTTTTGCGCTATCTACAATTGCTTTCCTGATCTTTAGCAAAACGTACGTTCAGCATTTTATTCCGAATTTACCCCATACACTTCATTTGTTTGGTAGTATAGGCTTTGCTCTGCTTATTATCGGATTAGCCAAATGGCCGGTTAAACTGCTGGTCAACCGGTTTACGCTCTTTATGGGCAAGATCAGCTATAGCGCCTATCTAACACATTTTGGGGTTTTATACTGGATGAATAAGATACTGCCCCAGCAAATCATTCCGGTTCACAGTGTACTGACAAACATTCTGAATTTCAATTTGAAGTTCCTGATCCTGTTATTACCAATTGCCTGCATTTCTACCATTACCTATCGACTGATTGAAGAACCAGCCCAACAGTTTGGCAAACGGCTTCTGCGCCGACGAATCGAACACAAAGCACAAATGGTAGAAAGTGTTTAG